CCACCTGGAAAAAATTCAGAACAATTAAAAACCAAGTTAGGATAACTGAAAATTGTTGCTATATAATTCAGTGATACTCCTGACCAATTGCAAAGCCATTCTTTTTGCACAAGTACCACATCTCTATCAGTAAAATGTTACCTAAGCCCAAACCACTAAACAACATATGTAAGCACAATCAAGTTCAATCAACGAGCAGAACAAAACTGATTTGGGGAAAGAAATTTCAAAACCCACCTCAAAAATCCTTAAAAGACCCCACTGACAAAATTCTAAGGCTTTGGTTGGGAGAGGGGTGGGGTAGGAGATAGTAcataatggaatggaatggtaGGGTGAAGTAACATAAAAATTGTTCCTCTTCTTTTGTTTGGGAAGaataatgtaaataaacataataaaactTTACTTTGCTTGGACAGAGATTGGAAGGGGATGGAACAATCAAGTAAAAAACACAAACAGATAATCATACCCTTCActttcaaaaaaaatacaaggcaagaaattttttttattctttttgcatTGGATGGGGACAAACTAAATTTGGACGTGCTTTGGATTGtgttatagatatatatacattattttgagcatttacaaaaaaatatatcagaTTAAGTTATAAAAAAGTAATTCTAGGATTCCTTTTTTAACAATGATATTCAGTTTTTACAAAGAttgtgtaaaaataaaatagtagaaacaataaaaatatttatttttgtgtttccTTCCCCCTCCCTAACTATGTCATGACATGTGAGTTATTATTTAGATTGTTCAAATACAATACAGTCACAATCCAAACATGATGGCCTTGAACGGGGTGAAACATTGTAACATTGTAACAAATATTTTCCCATTCACATGTCCCCATTCACAATTCCAATTTCACATGTCGTGGATCAAATATTTTCCCATTCACAATTTCCCCATTCCGAATAGGAAATTTATCACCATTATTTCCTATTAACCATTGTAACAAATATTTTCTCCTGCAATAGGGGTGAAACAATTGATCCACGAGAGGAAGAAGGATAATGAATAGATAACTAAACTACTTAAAATGCTTTTCTGAAGGGCTTTGTCCTCTTGACATCCATAAAGCGAATGCTTGCCCCTTTTTTACTCTCTATTTTTAGGCAAGAACCAAAGAAGTATCACGAAAAATGAGAAGGcccatgattttattaattagctCATTCCTTGTGTGTTAAGATTCAAAACATACAGAGTTTCACAATTAACAtcagaaatgaaatgaaagagaCTGAAATGGCAGGCACATACCTCATCAAAGAAAAGTATGCATGGAGAACAAGTCCTCGCACGACTGAAAATTGTCCGTACTGCCAACTCACTTTCTCCAACATATTTGTTCAGAAGTTCAGGGCCCTTCACATGTAAGCATAATTAAGAACTTGCAGTCAAAACAATCATGTTTAATCGCAAGATTTGACCATCAAAATAAAGCAAGACCTTGATATGTATGAAATTGGCTCCAGCCTCATTGGCAACAGCTTTGGCAATTAATGTTTTACCACAACCTGGAGGTCCATAAAGCAAAAATCCTGTTTCTAGATCTACTCCAAATCCCTGCAAATACCACCTAAATGTGAGAATTATGTTcttataatttcaaaacaataagCAAAATCTCCCTATATCATGTCAATAAGCACAAGAAGCTTGCAACAACCCTTAAGAGCAAGAAAAGCATGGTATAAGTGATTTAGCACAACTAGAGGACCAAAAGAGCAAGCTGCATGGTTCACACTCACACATGTACCCTACAGATCAGGAGTTAAGACTTAGTTTTCATATTCAGGCAGTATGCGAAATAACTCTGAATGCAGGTCTGCACATGGAGTTTGAATATCTTTATCGAAAACCAAAGTATTGGATTATAATTTTTCTGAGAAATCATCAATTGCTGCTGTTTACACTAAACATATTAAGGAAAGGGCACTCATGACAACCTGAAATTTATATTAGAGTGTAAGCCTCCCCTGATATGGTAATAGGGAGTAAGGAAGTGAGAAACAAATTATCAACTGTACTGCTTAGGAAACAacaagcaagaaaaataaataggaaaacTATATTTATAGCCCTGTAACTCTCCTGAAAGTTCGAGGATAGACCTCAGATGACACAAATGTAATAAACAGTATGAAAGTAAGAGAACAAATATAACTATTATTATGTCATGAAAGGTTACATGCTAAGACTAACGGTAAACTATAACAAAAATCACAAACTATATCTTTGTATGCATATAAGATATAAccaagagaaggagagagaaagggggggggggggggggattgaaGCAACATTTAGATGTTTGATAATCATATACAGCTATATATAGTTCTTCATGTATTTGGCAAACAAATATACTGTCCTGGAATGAGCAATATATGTAAAACCTAGTACACAAAATGAGACCGTGGATGCCTGTCAATGGAgaacattaaaataataaaatggctGGACAACTCTTCTAATAAATCgttcacttatttatttaagcaAACCTACACACCCAGTACAATCTTGGGGAATGCAAATGATTTACTGTACAAGATGAACACGATTCCATAACCTAATAGGGTTTTTCTTTAGTCATCTTACAGCTTATGGTGATGCTACCATAAAATGAGTACACATGCGGGGGCTGTCCCATCACTCATCAATTTTATTACATGTAAGTCTAACCAGTCACACTCCACTCTGGCAAGCACATGACTGGCCTTGTTTTTAGAGTATTCAATATTACTTGTGATAACTTCAAGTGACTTGACTTCTATATTTGTCTTTGGGTTAATGCACGTGTTCAGGGTCTATAGAATGCCTGTTAGTATTACGGGTCACAATAAAAACAACATGAAAGAAGGAATAagtgaggaagaaaaaaaaaggaaccataaaagaaaaagaagaggaattAAAGTTGTCAGCAAGAGAGGTTAAAGTGGAGACTTCCTCTCTGTTTTGCCTAATATTTGTGTTTATGTTTTTCTCCTCTATTTACAAAAATGCATCTAGCGTGTGCTCAAGAGATGTTCAGTACAGCAAGTCTATAGAAGAAAAGGGGCATTTGGGACATTTCACTCATCAAACAATTCCATTAGTTCATTGCATTTTTGTCTGGACTTTTGGACATGTAAATGTAGGTTCTGAAGTTTAAGGATGTTAGTGATTCCCCAGTTTTAGTTAGAGGGGATAAAGGTATAATTAGTCCTTAacttaaaataaacacaatttATGATGCCATTCCAATATGGACTCTCAGTATGTCCTAGATATTTGAGCAAACATGAAATGCAGCTGCAAGACAACAAATAGATAGATACTTTTGGGGACAGGAGCCCACTCAAGTTTTTAAACCTCCCCCCCCCCGGCGACTGtaattaaatataagatttgAATATAACGTTCACCTCATAATCCTCTGGATATTTTATACGCCTAACAATGTAGCGGTCAAACTCCTGCCTCAATAATTCAAGGCCACCAACATCTTCCCACCTTACATTAGGAATGGTAGAGAATCCTTCCCTTCGTGATGATGGTTGAACCAATTTAGCTGCTTCCTGCAGATAACAGGTAAAAAGATTATAAGCATCACCTTAAAGGCCAGGACAAGCTCTTTTTtagctttttttatttttttctaaggtATTCAAAAGCTAGCATTTTAAAAATGCCAACGTTCAAAATGCAAAAACACACTAACCATTGGCATCTTTCATAAGATACATTTCACAATGTTATTACTTATGCTCAAAATATATAACATCATATGACTTGAATGACATTATCATTTCAATAACATGCCACGAAAAAAGAACTAACAAAAATTCAACTCTTTTACCAGATATTAAAGAGTTAGTTGAAGTTAACAGTCACAGAATCACGTGTCAACTAGAAATACACAAGTTGAACAAAGGAAGCCTAAACAGAATTGCAAAAATTTATCCAGTCTGGATAATATTTAGGGAGTtcttaacaacaaaaataatagacTATTCCCAGAGGACAGTTGAGATTGACAAGAATGGCAAAGGGTGagacaaacaaaaatcatgtaTCATTTATCCAATAATACAAATGCGGGCATGCATACAAATAAGCAATGTTGAAGCCATACTTTATCACAGTTTAAACAAGTGCATACCATGTAGACAGTATTcattaatatgaataaaataagagTATTTAACAAACATACAAATACCTCAAAATCATCCATAATGATGTAAAGGTCCTCCATTTCTTCAGGCAACCATGGATGCCTCCACCAATCATCAGTATACTCTCCATTGATAGGTTCTATAGACATTTCAGACTTTCTCCTGTCAATGATTCTCTTCATAGCAAGGTTACCAGCCTTGTTAGCTAGAGCTGCCAAGTCTGCTCCAACAAACCCCGGCGTAGCCCTGGCTAATTTACCAAGATCAAAAGCACCCTCGATTCTAAGATTGGATATAAGAACAGAAAGAATCTCCACCCTTGCCATCTCATCTGGGACACCTAAAACAATCTCCCGATCAAATCGACCTGGCCTCCTCAATGCAGGATCAACAGCATCAGGCCTGTTAGTAGCTCCAATTACAAGAACATAGCCAGGTCTGTCATTGCAACTTTCTGCATTTGGATCCTCATGAGGTTGTACAGCCCTGTGTGATTCATCCATGCAGGTCATCAACTGTGTTACAATTCTTCTTTCCATCTCCCTCTGTAGATTTTCTCTTTTTGAAGCAATTGCATCTATCTCATCTATAAATACAATAGATGGTGCAGTCCTATATGCCTTTGCAAAAAGTTCACGAATATTTTCTTCTGATGCACCTGAAAGACATACCAAAAAAAGTGTAATAATGCAAGCCCTAGAAAGTTATAACATTGAGTCcagggaagaaagaaaacagaatgtattttttcttcacaaaatatgTGTGCGTGTGCAAGGATGTAACAAGCATCTCAATAGGGATAAAGAATTTAGACCTAGTGACACTcagtaggcacagtcctacCAGCATCACAGTTGTGCAAGACCATTAGCTTTTCCTGGGAAAAGCATATTCGTTCAACAAACAAAATGTAGTATTAATAAGAGTCCAGCATTGAAACGGGGGAATGTGGATCCCCATCTCTTCATTGCCACTTCAAATCCATGTAAAACTACAGAGTTTCAGCACTTCAAATGTTTCCTACCAATTGGCCCTACagattttattttagatatctCAGATAAATTGTAGAATAAGAGATTATTGAGGATATTAGCCACATAATCAAGGCGTGATAGTGAATATGTAACCAATGTTTCATAAGATCATAAAATCCCTTTACAGGTTAAAGGGATGTTTCATTGAACAGCTAGAAGACGGTCTTTGTTATGTGGCTCAAGATGTTGGGCAATTCAGTATCAacatatgtaaaatataagcaTAACTAAGATAAAAATGTTATGGTGGATGCTaccatacaagaaaataaataattaaaatgagatTAGTAATAATGAAGTCGAGAGTGATGCCTATCAAAGATACAATGCATGAGGAGCAATTAAATGATTTGGGCatatgaggagagtggatgaaatgaaaaatctttCTTAACGACGGAGAAAGTtagataaaaatcaaataaaacataGCAGAAACCCTTCAACATGACATGGGATATAATAGTCTTATAAAATATATGACAACTGACGGATAACTGAGATAATTGGAAAGCTAAATTCATGTAGTCAACTTGACCTTTTGAGATCAAGGTATAGCAATATCAAGGTAACAGGCTAGAAAccaataaagaacaaaaaatgcACTTTCTTGGAGAATCAAGTAACTGTTCAAGAAACATCTCACGTTCCTCAGATCAACTAGCCTATCCAAGGCAAAACCTTCTACTACCTTGTAGTTACAACCACCACACAGTTACAACTCTTTGTGGTTGCATTTACAATTTCTATCGGTTACAAACTCTTAGAAAGAGTTATATAGATCATTTATGAAAGAAATTAAGCATGCACACAACATCTACTTTGCATATATGTGAGCAAGAGAATAATCAAATGGCTACAATCCCCCAGCATGATTTGCAGAAATTTGGTTCAGTAACGTTGTTAAGTATATAGATAactaaaccaaaaaataataatttcaaaatgaacAAAGCTCAATTAGTACCTGAAATACCAGAGACCAGTTCAGTAGCTGAAATCTTATAGAATGGAACCCCAGTCTCATTAGCAATGGCATGAGCCAGCTTAGTCTTTCCACACCCTGGTGGGCCGTGCAACAAAATACCCGCCATAGGCCTCACACCAAGCCACTTCGGCAACTGTGGATGATATAGAGGAACAATCACCTCCATCATCAATTCCTCCAAGACTCCTCGCATCCCTCCCAGGTCCCTAAACCACGGGCCATCTTTCCCCTTCACTTCTTTACCGCCATTATTAATCAAACATATTGGATCCTTTTCCCCTGAGTCACTATCTCTCCCAAGCAATTCAACCTTCTTGGTTGCCTTATTATCAACATCCTCCTCCAATTCCACGTTCTTCTCTTTTGTTCCATCCTTTTCCTCCTCCGATACCTTCTTCGTCGATTTGTTACCATCCTTTTGCTCGCTGTAACTCGCTCGCAGCATTGACTTCATTAAATCGAACTCCGGCTTAAACTTCTCGCCGTAAATCGCGTCTTCCGAAGTGGAAACCCCACCATCAGTATCATCATCCGAGTCCGAGTTAGAGCCCGAGGCCGAGTCCGAGGTCGAGTACGAGTCCGATGAAGAACTGGACTCAATGTCCTGGTCCCCAGTAATCCCTGTCTCTTTCATCTGAATATGTTGATTTTCCAACCGCTGCAACCTTTCCTCGCTCGCATCAATTCTTTTCATCTTCTTACGAGCGGGACTATCATAAACCCCGTTGTCCTCCTCGTCGGTGGGGAGGTTTGATGCGGATGGACGAGCTGGACTGTTCGATTTGGAGTTCGCCGATTTCATGTTTTCTAGGGTTTGCTGAACGGTTCTGGTGAAGGGTCGGAGCTTGTGCCGAGCGTACTCGGGAAAGTTGGCGCGAAGGTGATCGGCAATCTCGCCGACGGTGGTGTACCTGTGTTTGCAGACCGCAATGTGGCGGCGGAGGACCCGTTCGAAAAACGTCGACGACGGTCTGGCGCCGGCGCCTCTCCTCCTATTTCCCGTTCTCATCTTCGGGGCTCGAGCTGGGGTGATCGATGGAATGCAGGGTACATAAAAGAGGACCCATGGCGAGGGACAATTGTTTCTCACTGAGTTAGGGTTTTGGGAACTCGGTTGGGTTAACTCAGTCTAGAATTGCAAACTCAGCCGTGACCGTACGGATCATCTTTCACTGCTTCAAgtaaaatgtattatttttattagtcaaatattatttaaaatttgaaataataattttattcttgtaataaaaataatttataattttaaaaaataattaagaaaaatagtaaTGACCGATTGTTGGTCATGGGCTACCATTAATGTCGTCATTCcatctttaaaaatataaatggagagaaaataaaataaaaacataaaatttataaaaacaatATTGCCCTAGTATCAAATCTAAAATAACAAGATCCAAATATGAGAACCTTTCTCGATTAgggtttcaaaatttaaaattgcgaTCTAAAACCCAAATGACTAAAAAtgcacaaaattaaaaaaatatttaaattttcatatataatcTAGACAAACTTGGTCATCGCAtcaaatataaaacaataaGATTCAAATATAAGAACCCTTCTCAATTAGGGTTTCAAGACTTGGAAATCTGATCTAGAACCCAAATGACTAAAATTGcacaaaatcaaaaaaacaaggaaaatatTTAGAATCGTGATCTAGAATCCTGATAAAGTTGGACATCacatcaaaattgaaataacattattcaaaTATAGGAACCCTTCCCGATTAGGGTTTCAAGATTTAGAATCTTGATATATAACCtatatgacaaaataaatgcacaaaatcaacaaaaacaaacatttTGCGAATTAGGTTTTAGTACTTCGAAATCTTTATGGGTTTGATGAAACTCATACACACTTTGGTTCACAAAAATCATAACAAGAAAAGAGATAAAGGGGaaagaaataagggaaaaactcACCGAGACGATGACGAGTAGCAGCGGTGAAACGAGCGACTGAGAAAGACAAATAATAGAAAAGGCAAAGAAAGAGATAATGAGATATTTATATACAAGTTAACTAGAGTTAATTTGGCTATTCTATAATGTTTAACTAGGGTTAATTAACTGTAAGAGAATTATTACAATAAAACATTACACTCTAAGGGTAGtcatattttttcaaatgttAAAAGATAATTATTGCAATTATTCTAAATATTAGGAGTACCGCTTGTAATGTTTTCTTCGTGGTtatatatttatgataaatTACGCATTAATATCTTTGAGGTTTAGTAAAAATGTACAAATACCtctaacttaataaaaattgcataaatcctCTTTATGAGTTATGCATCACTTTTTCCTATTGTAAAAAAAGTCCTATTTGGTTAGATTTTATAGTCCTAAATAATAGACCCATtgcaaaaaaatctaaaatactattatattggttttaataattataatggTATTTTCtaatgtatgaaaatgtcgaaataatgttgttttggtattttgaaaacattttgtACCCTAAAACCTcaaaaaacacaacaaaaaaaaatgtttaagggcatttttataaatttaaaaacattttaacctattttatgatttttgaaaaaaaaataaaaacacatttcatGTATTTAGCGACCATGTTAAGGATGAAATGTTTTTCATCTTTAACTATGATTCTAGTTTAAACTCGAATCTTGTTATTCATTATTCattgtattatatttaatttttatattttgatttatta
This window of the Diospyros lotus cultivar Yz01 chromosome 5, ASM1463336v1, whole genome shotgun sequence genome carries:
- the LOC127802606 gene encoding cell division control protein 48 homolog C, with protein sequence MRTGNRRRGAGARPSSTFFERVLRRHIAVCKHRYTTVGEIADHLRANFPEYARHKLRPFTRTVQQTLENMKSANSKSNSPARPSASNLPTDEEDNGVYDSPARKKMKRIDASEERLQRLENQHIQMKETGITGDQDIESSSSSDSYSTSDSASGSNSDSDDDTDGGVSTSEDAIYGEKFKPEFDLMKSMLRASYSEQKDGNKSTKKVSEEEKDGTKEKNVELEEDVDNKATKKVELLGRDSDSGEKDPICLINNGGKEVKGKDGPWFRDLGGMRGVLEELMMEVIVPLYHPQLPKWLGVRPMAGILLHGPPGCGKTKLAHAIANETGVPFYKISATELVSGISGASEENIRELFAKAYRTAPSIVFIDEIDAIASKRENLQREMERRIVTQLMTCMDESHRAVQPHEDPNAESCNDRPGYVLVIGATNRPDAVDPALRRPGRFDREIVLGVPDEMARVEILSVLISNLRIEGAFDLGKLARATPGFVGADLAALANKAGNLAMKRIIDRRKSEMSIEPINGEYTDDWWRHPWLPEEMEDLYIIMDDFEEAAKLVQPSSRREGFSTIPNVRWEDVGGLELLRQEFDRYIVRRIKYPEDYEGFGVDLETGFLLYGPPGCGKTLIAKAVANEAGANFIHIKGPELLNKYVGESELAVRTIFSRARTCSPCILFFDEVDALTTKRGKEGGWVVERLLNQLLIELDGADQRRGVYVIGATNRPEVMDHAVLRPGRFGKLLYVPLPNPDERGLILKALARKKPIDASVDLVAIARQEACDNLSGADLSALMNEAAMAALEEMLIAQSRSDASSWTIKKVHFEQALKKISPSVSDKQKQYYQLLSESFRASMI